The proteins below are encoded in one region of Methanomassiliicoccus luminyensis B10:
- a CDS encoding ABC transporter permease, producing the protein MTDGLGAARLRNELTAAWAICKKDVLIYYLRPSIIVSGLLFPLFMFLAFAVGRPLGAEIIIPGLISITLLFSASSIEPVSIPIERRMRTFDRLVSAPISLNAVVLGESLSGFLYALGIALVPLVAGMLLLDGTIVSALPLLVGALLTSFCFATMGTLSAAYPTESPGDIMSILNLVRFPLIFISGVFVSIAELPEAARWIAYLSPLTYGNDLIQSAFTGRSNIDPLIDVAALAAFTLVFQIAADWLYKRNIE; encoded by the coding sequence TTGACTGATGGTCTCGGGGCGGCGAGGCTGCGCAACGAGCTTACGGCGGCGTGGGCCATCTGCAAGAAGGACGTGCTGATCTATTATCTCCGCCCGAGCATCATCGTGTCCGGTCTGCTGTTCCCCCTGTTCATGTTCCTGGCGTTCGCGGTCGGCCGCCCCCTGGGGGCGGAGATCATAATCCCCGGGCTCATCTCCATCACCCTCCTGTTCTCCGCATCCTCCATCGAGCCGGTGTCCATTCCCATCGAGAGAAGGATGCGGACCTTCGACCGCCTGGTGTCGGCGCCCATCTCACTGAACGCGGTGGTGCTGGGGGAGAGCCTCAGCGGCTTCCTGTACGCGCTGGGCATCGCCCTGGTCCCGCTGGTGGCGGGAATGCTCCTGCTGGACGGCACCATCGTCAGTGCCCTTCCGCTGCTGGTGGGGGCGCTGCTCACATCGTTCTGCTTCGCCACCATGGGCACGCTGTCCGCGGCGTATCCCACCGAGAGCCCCGGCGACATCATGTCCATATTGAACCTGGTGCGCTTCCCCCTGATATTCATCTCCGGGGTGTTCGTGTCCATCGCCGAGCTGCCGGAGGCCGCGCGGTGGATCGCCTACCTCTCCCCGCTGACGTACGGGAACGACCTCATCCAGAGCGCCTTCACCGGCCGCTCCAACATCGACCCGCTCATCGACGTGGCGGCGCTGGCAGCGTTCACCCTGGTGTTCCAGATCGCCGCGGACTGGCTGTACAAGAGGAATATCGAGTGA
- a CDS encoding daunorubicin resistance protein DrrA family ABC transporter ATP-binding protein → MYAIDVKDLYKRFGDFQALGGISFEVNDGETFGFLGPNGAGKTTTIRVLTGIVPPTGGRAEIFGKDIAKETVAAKRMMGIVPETSNIYDDMTAWQNLMFAAELYSVGRSSRERRGRELLHTMGLWDRKDSKARGFSKGMKRRLTIAMGLINEPRLLFLDEPTSGLDVQSNLIIRDMIRDLNSRGVTIFLTTHNIEEANLTCDRVAIINHGKIAAIDSPERLKGAIQSVQSVEVAFQRNVPELEGHLMAIPCVHEVRKEGDKFRLITEDPPCAIADLAEYARQHDNPVISLNTYGPSLEDVFIKLTGLEPQARGVKAID, encoded by the coding sequence TTGTATGCCATCGATGTTAAGGACCTGTACAAGAGGTTCGGCGATTTCCAGGCCCTGGGGGGCATCAGCTTCGAGGTGAACGATGGGGAGACCTTTGGGTTCCTGGGGCCGAACGGGGCCGGCAAGACCACCACCATCAGGGTCCTCACCGGCATCGTCCCTCCCACCGGCGGGAGAGCGGAGATATTCGGGAAGGACATCGCCAAGGAGACGGTGGCCGCCAAGAGGATGATGGGCATCGTCCCGGAGACCTCGAACATCTACGACGACATGACCGCCTGGCAGAACCTAATGTTCGCCGCCGAGCTGTACTCCGTGGGAAGGTCGTCCCGGGAGCGAAGGGGGAGGGAGCTGCTCCATACCATGGGGCTGTGGGACCGCAAGGACAGCAAAGCCCGCGGCTTCTCCAAGGGCATGAAGAGGCGACTGACCATCGCCATGGGGCTGATCAACGAGCCGCGGCTCCTGTTCCTGGACGAGCCGACCTCGGGACTGGACGTGCAGAGCAACCTGATCATCCGGGACATGATACGCGACCTCAACTCCCGGGGCGTGACCATCTTCCTGACCACGCACAATATCGAGGAGGCCAACCTCACCTGCGACCGCGTGGCCATCATCAACCACGGCAAGATCGCGGCCATCGATTCGCCCGAGAGGCTGAAGGGCGCCATACAGAGCGTGCAGTCGGTGGAGGTCGCTTTTCAGAGGAACGTGCCGGAGTTGGAGGGGCACCTCATGGCCATCCCCTGCGTTCATGAGGTGCGCAAGGAGGGCGACAAGTTCCGCCTCATCACCGAGGACCCGCCGTGCGCGATCGCCGACCTGGCCGAGTATGCCAGACAGCACGATAACCCCGTCATCAGCCTGAACACCTACGGGCCCAGCCTGGAGGACGTCTTCATCAAGCTGACCGGGCTGGAGCCCCAGGCCCGAGGGGTGAAGGCCATTGACTGA
- the purB gene encoding adenylosuccinate lyase: MGDVMLICPLDYRYGREEMKAVFSEESRLNAQLLVEAALARAQASVGNIPRTAADEITRKAVPEIVTLDRVKEIEAETKHDVMAIVRALSEQCEGDAGRYVHLGATSNDIVDTATGLEFKHALDIIEADLDKLILTLAQLAKKHRSTVEIGRTHGQFAIPTTFGFKIAGYVSEMLRHRDRVRELKARACVGKMSGAIGTGAGFGEKFFKVQEAVMKDLGLGIEDAATQIVCRDRYSELVFVLGLIATSCERYATEVRNLQRSEIGEVSEAFDVKKQVGSSTMAQKKNPMLSENVCGLARVVRSYIAPQMESMVLWHERDLTNSSAERFILTHVAVLTDDILYKMIDVFAHLNVYEKNMRRNIDSANGFIMAESALLSLAGKGLGRQESHELVRQIAIRAEAEGKGLKQALRESKEVMSLLSPQELDAAMDPDNYVGSAPQMVDQVVKAAERALGKKVA, translated from the coding sequence ATGGGTGACGTCATGCTCATCTGCCCATTAGACTATCGATACGGAAGGGAAGAGATGAAGGCGGTATTCTCCGAGGAGAGCCGCCTGAACGCCCAATTACTGGTAGAGGCAGCGTTGGCCAGGGCCCAAGCGTCCGTGGGGAACATTCCCCGGACCGCGGCCGATGAGATCACCAGGAAGGCTGTCCCCGAGATCGTGACGCTGGACCGGGTCAAGGAGATCGAGGCGGAGACCAAGCACGATGTCATGGCCATCGTAAGGGCGCTATCGGAGCAGTGCGAGGGCGACGCCGGCAGGTACGTGCATCTGGGGGCTACGTCCAACGACATCGTAGATACCGCCACCGGGCTGGAGTTCAAGCACGCCCTGGACATAATCGAGGCCGACCTGGACAAGCTCATCCTTACACTTGCACAGCTGGCCAAGAAGCACCGTTCCACCGTGGAGATCGGCCGCACCCACGGGCAGTTCGCCATTCCCACGACGTTCGGGTTCAAGATCGCCGGGTACGTGTCGGAGATGCTGCGCCACCGCGACAGGGTCAGGGAGCTGAAGGCCCGCGCCTGCGTGGGCAAGATGTCCGGGGCCATCGGCACGGGGGCAGGTTTCGGCGAGAAGTTCTTCAAGGTCCAGGAGGCGGTCATGAAGGACCTCGGCCTCGGGATCGAGGATGCGGCCACCCAGATAGTGTGCAGGGACCGCTATTCCGAACTGGTGTTCGTGCTCGGGCTCATAGCCACCTCGTGCGAGAGGTACGCCACCGAGGTCAGGAACCTCCAGAGGTCGGAGATCGGCGAAGTGTCCGAAGCGTTCGACGTGAAGAAGCAGGTCGGCTCTTCCACAATGGCTCAGAAGAAGAACCCCATGCTGTCGGAGAACGTATGCGGCCTGGCGAGGGTGGTGCGCTCGTACATCGCCCCGCAGATGGAGTCCATGGTGCTGTGGCACGAGAGGGACCTGACCAACTCCTCGGCGGAGAGGTTCATCCTGACGCACGTAGCGGTGCTCACCGACGACATCCTGTACAAGATGATCGACGTGTTCGCCCACCTCAATGTCTATGAGAAGAACATGCGCCGAAACATCGACTCCGCCAACGGGTTCATCATGGCCGAGTCGGCGCTCCTGTCCCTGGCCGGAAAAGGTCTGGGAAGACAGGAGTCGCACGAGCTGGTGCGCCAGATTGCGATCCGGGCGGAGGCGGAGGGCAAGGGCCTGAAGCAGGCGCTGCGGGAGAGCAAGGAGGTCATGAGCCTGCTCTCCCCTCAGGAGCTGGACGCCGCCATGGACCCCGACAACTATGTGGGGAGCGCCCCGCAGATGGTGGACCAGGTCGTGAAGGCGGCGGAGAGGGCCCTAGGCAAGAAGGTGGCCTGA
- a CDS encoding RAD55 family ATPase, giving the protein MVSIPAAEKQKGNIPKVILEFLRSSGGHSMMIKGDAGTGKTTLALQIIEETSEEMPDYYLSTRVSDEALFRQFPWVRERTKRDDILKAGKTFLKRAKDVPEAPESAARQQVTLQAAKDLLRALNTHDNKLMVVRSELQKLEGQVEAGEVGAEEEGGFFGDVTDEEITLDLGVMLPELEVAYDLAEANLPNKTLMVVDSIDALSERYGISQSRIINTLQKDLAENSGTNILYTLERSGKTDLDYLGDGVIQMLSEDRSGRRMRQLVIEKLRGQSVEQWKYYFTLYGGRLNAFEPTWVRIPEKMGKHAPVNDPSMRTVSSGNKYLDEYVGGFPKGSLILWEFELDVHQDVVRCLELGVMADFLAKGRGVVWLPMYATDYSLVNSQMGHLVGGSLGTNFRILDPEKEQEVSYPFITAIEGEDAGQDLRMSSINYMLAESQAPRLSILGYDVMEGLYGQDVFKRTLQHIDGMRRAGHVVIAIASSTSSSLASLREQAKIHLRFENMGGCVMMVGMKPHTPYYYLDFEGQEGKLPSAKLVPMI; this is encoded by the coding sequence ATGGTATCTATCCCCGCGGCGGAGAAGCAGAAAGGCAACATCCCCAAGGTCATCCTGGAGTTCCTTAGGTCCTCGGGCGGCCATTCCATGATGATAAAAGGGGACGCCGGCACTGGCAAGACCACCCTGGCCCTCCAGATAATCGAGGAAACGTCCGAAGAGATGCCGGATTATTACCTCTCCACCCGCGTCTCCGACGAGGCGCTGTTCCGCCAGTTCCCCTGGGTGAGAGAGCGGACCAAGAGGGACGACATCCTGAAGGCGGGAAAGACGTTCCTGAAGAGGGCCAAGGATGTGCCCGAGGCCCCCGAGTCCGCGGCGCGCCAGCAGGTCACCCTGCAAGCGGCCAAGGACCTCCTCCGCGCGCTGAACACTCACGACAACAAGCTTATGGTGGTGCGGTCGGAGCTGCAAAAGCTGGAAGGCCAGGTGGAGGCGGGAGAGGTCGGGGCCGAAGAGGAGGGCGGGTTCTTTGGCGATGTCACCGACGAGGAGATCACCTTGGACCTGGGGGTGATGCTCCCGGAGCTGGAGGTCGCTTACGATCTGGCCGAAGCGAACCTCCCCAACAAGACCCTCATGGTGGTCGACTCCATCGACGCGCTGTCCGAGAGATATGGCATAAGCCAGTCCAGGATCATCAACACGCTCCAGAAGGACCTCGCGGAGAACTCCGGCACCAACATCCTATACACGCTGGAGCGCTCGGGCAAGACGGATCTCGATTATCTCGGCGACGGGGTTATTCAGATGCTGTCGGAGGACCGCAGCGGACGGCGGATGCGCCAGCTGGTGATAGAGAAGCTACGCGGCCAGTCGGTCGAACAGTGGAAATACTATTTCACTTTGTACGGCGGCAGGCTGAACGCCTTCGAGCCCACCTGGGTCCGGATACCGGAGAAGATGGGCAAGCACGCCCCGGTGAACGATCCCTCGATGCGGACGGTGTCGTCCGGCAACAAGTACCTCGACGAGTACGTCGGCGGCTTCCCCAAGGGATCATTGATCCTGTGGGAGTTTGAACTGGACGTGCACCAGGACGTGGTGCGGTGCCTTGAGCTGGGCGTCATGGCCGACTTCCTGGCCAAGGGCCGCGGGGTGGTGTGGCTACCCATGTACGCCACGGACTACTCGCTGGTCAACTCCCAGATGGGACACTTGGTGGGCGGCAGCCTGGGGACCAACTTCCGCATCCTGGACCCCGAGAAGGAGCAGGAGGTCAGCTATCCGTTCATCACCGCCATAGAGGGCGAGGACGCCGGCCAGGACCTGCGCATGTCCAGCATCAACTACATGCTGGCCGAATCCCAGGCCCCCCGTCTGAGCATCCTCGGCTACGACGTCATGGAGGGGCTGTACGGCCAGGACGTGTTCAAGAGGACCCTCCAGCACATCGACGGGATGAGGAGGGCGGGCCACGTGGTCATCGCCATCGCTTCCTCGACCTCCAGCTCCCTCGCCTCCCTGAGGGAGCAGGCCAAGATCCACCTGAGGTTCGAGAACATGGGCGGATGCGTGATGATGGTAGGCATGAAGCCTCATACCCCATACTACTACCTCGACTTCGAGGGCCAGGAGGGTAAGCTCCCCTCGGCGAAGCTGGTGCCCATGATCTGA
- a CDS encoding ArsR/SmtB family transcription factor produces MDRTISRDEEISRLIADEYAGKILTATFKNPMSVQQVSRACAIPIAVAYRRVAKMEELGLIKCVGYEEVYRGKKVSYYQCAVNVAKVTFSSGKFNVDIEYIPDSEMSRVGEGIAASGDHA; encoded by the coding sequence ATGGACAGGACCATCTCTCGCGATGAGGAGATCTCAAGACTTATTGCCGACGAGTACGCTGGCAAGATCCTCACCGCGACGTTCAAGAACCCGATGTCGGTGCAGCAGGTCAGCCGCGCGTGCGCCATACCTATCGCTGTCGCCTACCGAAGGGTGGCCAAGATGGAAGAGCTGGGCTTGATCAAGTGCGTCGGGTACGAGGAGGTCTATCGAGGAAAGAAGGTCTCCTACTATCAGTGCGCGGTCAACGTCGCCAAGGTGACGTTCTCCAGCGGAAAGTTCAACGTGGATATCGAATACATCCCTGATTCTGAGATGTCCCGGGTCGGAGAGGGCATCGCCGCTTCCGGCGACCACGCTTGA
- a CDS encoding winged helix-turn-helix domain-containing protein produces the protein MTDEYAVKILVATVRQPRSAQDIANKFGIPIAATYRRIKDLEAAGLLVCHERRLSQQGKRVSYYISMLKNAYVFFEDGHLRVKFQLKTGGADRFGTDWHEVQLEPSKDESPGGNENELDEEAEDNQKK, from the coding sequence CTGACCGATGAATATGCGGTCAAGATCTTAGTGGCCACGGTACGCCAGCCCCGTTCGGCGCAGGACATCGCCAACAAGTTCGGGATCCCCATCGCGGCCACGTACCGCCGCATCAAGGACCTCGAGGCCGCCGGCCTGCTGGTATGCCATGAAAGGCGGCTGTCCCAGCAGGGGAAGCGCGTCTCCTACTACATCTCCATGCTCAAGAACGCCTACGTGTTCTTCGAGGACGGGCATCTCAGGGTGAAGTTCCAGCTCAAGACCGGGGGCGCTGACCGCTTCGGCACCGACTGGCACGAGGTGCAGCTCGAGCCGTCCAAGGACGAGTCCCCAGGTGGCAATGAGAACGAGCTTGACGAGGAAGCCGAGGACAACCAGAAAAAGTAA
- a CDS encoding coiled-coil protein produces MTELLEELEQKRQLHNTEAEKHRRVRDELNEKTREWVEKRDALNAKVRELVDQAAKHRESRDQLNVKVREAKEERDKWNKVVNELNEKVTKVKKDNLPKNGPPISKLKKELKNLEFKHMTSTLSKDKEQELIDQMGELQAQIREREKAYDQNEEIKDAVKELREAKEQAESHHKAVSECAEKAQTEHDAMIGLYEQADALRKEADGAQESFIANKLNADEEHKKHIENIRQVHDYDKIIAGMRQKARKAKKKEDESSAKEEAEKIFEKFKAGEKLSTDDLMALQKSGYL; encoded by the coding sequence ATGACTGAACTCTTGGAGGAGCTCGAACAGAAGCGTCAATTGCATAACACTGAGGCGGAAAAGCACCGCCGTGTTCGTGATGAGCTCAATGAGAAGACCAGGGAATGGGTTGAGAAGAGAGACGCCCTGAACGCTAAGGTAAGAGAGCTTGTTGACCAGGCCGCCAAGCACCGCGAGTCCCGCGACCAACTGAACGTGAAGGTCCGCGAGGCCAAGGAAGAGCGCGACAAGTGGAACAAAGTGGTCAACGAGCTGAACGAGAAGGTGACCAAGGTCAAGAAGGACAATCTCCCCAAGAACGGTCCTCCCATCTCGAAGCTGAAGAAGGAGCTCAAGAACCTTGAGTTCAAGCACATGACCTCCACCCTGTCCAAGGACAAGGAGCAGGAGCTCATCGATCAGATGGGCGAGCTGCAGGCCCAGATCCGGGAGAGGGAGAAGGCTTACGATCAGAATGAGGAGATCAAGGACGCCGTGAAGGAGCTCCGCGAGGCCAAAGAGCAGGCGGAGTCGCACCACAAGGCCGTTTCCGAGTGCGCCGAGAAGGCTCAGACCGAGCACGACGCCATGATCGGCCTGTACGAGCAGGCCGATGCTCTGAGGAAGGAAGCTGATGGCGCCCAGGAATCATTCATCGCCAACAAGCTCAACGCCGACGAAGAGCACAAGAAGCATATCGAGAACATCCGGCAGGTCCACGACTACGACAAGATCATCGCCGGGATGAGGCAGAAGGCTCGCAAGGCCAAGAAGAAAGAGGATGAGAGTTCCGCCAAGGAAGAGGCCGAGAAGATCTTCGAGAAGTTCAAGGCCGGCGAGAAGCTCAGCACCGACGACCTCATGGCCCTGCAGAAGTCAGGCTACCTTTGA
- a CDS encoding MBL fold metallo-hydrolase has protein sequence MALTIKHLSRSCFQLRTPDRCVYFDPGPLGRGLGLPKADLILVTHHHWDHVLRGTVARLTGADTLAVGTEKSRRKLGPRRIIINPGESVDVKGIAINAVHAYNSSGSRRITYHRKGAGVGYVISMGGKTIYHAGDTGLIEEMSSLGGIDIAFLPIGGKFTMDIGEAAEAVERIRPRIVVPMHMLKADPLEFKELVEKRAPTTAVRVLRPGEEMALE, from the coding sequence ATGGCCCTGACGATCAAGCACCTGTCGCGGTCCTGTTTCCAGCTCCGGACCCCTGACAGATGTGTGTACTTCGACCCCGGCCCCCTCGGCAGGGGCCTCGGTCTTCCCAAGGCCGATCTCATACTGGTGACGCACCACCACTGGGACCATGTTCTCCGCGGGACCGTGGCCCGGCTCACCGGCGCCGACACCCTGGCGGTCGGGACCGAAAAGTCCCGCCGAAAGCTCGGGCCGCGCAGGATCATCATCAATCCCGGCGAGAGCGTGGACGTAAAGGGCATCGCCATCAACGCTGTTCACGCCTACAACTCATCAGGGAGCCGGCGCATCACGTACCACCGGAAGGGCGCGGGGGTGGGGTACGTGATCTCCATGGGCGGCAAGACCATCTACCACGCCGGGGACACCGGGCTGATAGAAGAGATGAGCTCGCTCGGCGGCATCGACATCGCCTTCCTGCCCATCGGCGGCAAGTTCACCATGGATATCGGCGAGGCGGCGGAGGCGGTCGAGCGGATAAGGCCCAGGATCGTGGTTCCCATGCACATGCTCAAGGCCGACCCCCTGGAGTTCAAGGAGCTGGTGGAGAAAAGAGCACCCACGACGGCGGTGCGGGTGCTCAGACCGGGGGAAGAGATGGCCCTCGAATGA
- a CDS encoding QueT transporter family protein: MTPSILGEMFGKRGLQVALVTAVLYAVLLIPFKQFVIVDAITEIRPAGAVPVAMAILFGPGAALGSAVGNLIGDILGGTLTMGSIGGFIGNFTLAFVAWLVWDELGSGSKYCFDLRSAGHYLIAVIVSSVACAVIIAVGLEMFGLVDLVTAFGIISLNNLVWTCTLGTAVVWLAYPRLARYRSDRAAGAR; encoded by the coding sequence ATGACCCCATCGATTCTCGGGGAGATGTTCGGCAAGCGGGGGCTGCAAGTGGCCCTGGTGACCGCGGTCCTGTACGCCGTTCTGCTCATACCGTTCAAGCAGTTCGTCATCGTGGACGCCATCACCGAGATTCGCCCCGCCGGGGCCGTCCCCGTGGCCATGGCCATACTGTTCGGGCCCGGCGCGGCGCTGGGCTCAGCGGTCGGCAACCTCATAGGGGACATCCTGGGCGGGACTCTCACCATGGGCAGCATCGGGGGTTTCATCGGCAACTTCACTCTCGCCTTCGTGGCGTGGCTGGTGTGGGACGAGCTGGGATCGGGGTCCAAGTACTGCTTCGACCTCCGCTCCGCCGGGCACTATCTTATCGCTGTCATCGTGTCCAGCGTGGCCTGTGCCGTCATCATCGCCGTCGGACTGGAAATGTTCGGCCTGGTCGACCTGGTCACCGCTTTCGGGATAATATCCCTCAACAACCTGGTATGGACCTGCACTCTGGGGACCGCCGTGGTCTGGCTGGCATATCCCCGGCTGGCGAGATATCGCTCCGACCGCGCGGCCGGGGCGCGTTAG
- a CDS encoding cache domain-containing protein produces MRTLKIAFAVAVALVVIESAALAVVVTDKRTTDAKLRGSEQRADMVTALIAVSSKFQEELSVLDQATSEGAARLAGQDLNGSLARTVVNDTLASSEYAIDVLTCDRSGKVLAIGPEPWRWMSGTTLNANDPVVLLMDDNRPIVSGLFLTLEGFWAVTVAYPVVDSNGVVSGAISTLFRPDHMMENISRSLNGMSAMVQQSDGVILYDPDTTQVGKDVFTDPMFEDYPQVRTISSMMVGNTSGSGQYDFAGSGGTVTKLIHWTTVSALEARWSVAVHMAAA; encoded by the coding sequence GTGCGAACTCTGAAGATCGCTTTCGCGGTGGCGGTCGCTTTGGTGGTAATAGAATCGGCGGCGCTGGCCGTCGTGGTCACGGACAAGAGAACGACGGACGCGAAGCTCAGGGGATCGGAGCAGCGGGCGGACATGGTCACGGCGCTGATCGCGGTGTCCTCGAAATTCCAGGAGGAGCTGAGCGTTCTGGACCAGGCCACCTCGGAGGGCGCCGCCCGGCTGGCCGGCCAGGACCTCAACGGGAGCCTGGCCCGCACCGTTGTCAATGACACTCTGGCCAGCTCCGAGTATGCCATCGACGTCCTCACTTGCGACCGCAGCGGGAAGGTCCTGGCCATCGGGCCCGAGCCATGGCGGTGGATGTCCGGGACCACCCTCAATGCCAACGATCCGGTGGTCCTGCTCATGGACGACAACAGGCCTATCGTGAGCGGCCTCTTCCTCACGCTGGAGGGGTTCTGGGCTGTGACGGTGGCCTATCCGGTGGTCGACTCGAACGGCGTGGTATCAGGCGCCATCTCCACCCTTTTCAGGCCGGACCACATGATGGAGAACATATCGAGATCGCTGAACGGCATGAGCGCGATGGTCCAGCAGAGCGACGGCGTGATACTGTACGATCCAGACACGACCCAGGTGGGCAAGGACGTCTTCACCGATCCCATGTTCGAGGATTACCCCCAGGTCAGGACGATATCGAGCATGATGGTGGGGAACACCAGCGGCAGCGGCCAGTATGATTTTGCCGGCTCCGGGGGCACCGTGACCAAGCTCATCCACTGGACCACCGTAAGCGCCCTGGAGGCCCGATGGTCGGTGGCGGTCCACATGGCCGCCGCGTAA
- a CDS encoding signal recognition particle protein Srp54 — protein sequence MVLEGLGQSLRNVLKKITGASHIDEALVKEISRDIQRALLQADVNVKLVLELTKSVENRALTEKPPAGTSPKEHVVKIIYDELIKILGTPRPLPIAKQTIMMVGLYGQGKTTTTGKLGRYFHKKGLQVGVIAADVHRPAAYDQLKQVAEKVNIQFYGEPGEKDAAKIVKDGMEHFASTDVVIIDTSGRHALEDDLIAELKRVADVAKPTERILVLDASVGQQAGPQAKAFHDAVGVTSVIITKMDGTAKGGGALSAVAQTQAAIVFIGTGEHLVDLEPFDPTRFISRLLGMGDLQTLLEAAKDNINEEEAQEAVRKMMSGRFTLTEMYEQMEMLTSMGPLKKLVSMLPGMNTMGDKVDMEQSQEKLKKFKYIMDSMTEEEMDDPKLIKSTRITRIAKGAGVEAKDVRELLKQYNMSKKAVKGFMGNRKFRKQLMKQFQSGELGMQ from the coding sequence ATGGTTCTCGAAGGCTTGGGACAGTCACTGCGCAATGTCCTTAAGAAGATCACCGGGGCCAGCCATATCGACGAGGCGCTGGTAAAGGAGATATCCAGAGATATCCAGCGTGCCCTGCTGCAGGCCGATGTCAATGTCAAGTTGGTCCTCGAGCTCACCAAGTCGGTGGAGAACAGGGCCCTCACGGAGAAGCCTCCCGCTGGTACCAGCCCCAAGGAGCACGTTGTTAAGATCATCTATGACGAGCTCATAAAGATCCTCGGGACCCCCCGGCCGCTGCCCATCGCCAAGCAGACCATCATGATGGTCGGCCTGTACGGGCAGGGAAAGACGACCACCACAGGCAAGCTGGGGAGGTACTTCCACAAGAAAGGCCTTCAGGTCGGGGTCATCGCCGCTGACGTGCACCGGCCGGCCGCGTACGACCAGCTGAAGCAGGTGGCCGAGAAGGTCAACATCCAGTTCTACGGGGAGCCGGGCGAGAAGGACGCTGCCAAGATCGTCAAGGATGGCATGGAGCACTTCGCCAGTACCGATGTGGTCATTATCGATACTTCGGGGCGCCACGCCCTGGAGGACGACCTCATCGCCGAGCTGAAGCGGGTAGCCGACGTGGCCAAGCCGACCGAGCGCATCCTGGTCCTCGACGCCTCCGTGGGGCAGCAGGCCGGCCCCCAGGCCAAGGCGTTCCACGACGCCGTGGGCGTGACCAGCGTCATCATCACCAAGATGGACGGCACCGCCAAGGGAGGCGGCGCGCTGTCGGCGGTGGCGCAGACCCAGGCCGCCATCGTGTTCATCGGGACGGGGGAGCACCTCGTCGACCTGGAGCCGTTCGACCCCACCAGGTTCATATCCAGGCTCCTGGGCATGGGCGATCTCCAGACCCTGCTTGAAGCTGCCAAGGACAACATCAATGAGGAGGAGGCCCAGGAAGCGGTCAGGAAGATGATGTCCGGGCGGTTCACCCTCACCGAGATGTACGAGCAGATGGAGATGCTCACCTCCATGGGCCCGCTCAAGAAGCTGGTGTCCATGCTCCCCGGGATGAACACCATGGGGGACAAGGTGGATATGGAGCAGTCCCAGGAGAAGCTCAAGAAGTTCAAGTACATCATGGACTCCATGACCGAGGAGGAGATGGATGACCCCAAGCTCATAAAGTCCACCAGGATCACCCGCATCGCCAAGGGCGCCGGGGTGGAAGCTAAGGACGTCCGCGAGCTGCTGAAGCAGTATAACATGTCCAAGAAGGCGGTCAAGGGCTTCATGGGCAACCGGAAGTTCCGCAAGCAGCTCATGAAGCAGTTCCAGTCCGGGGAGCTGGGCATGCAATGA
- the trmY gene encoding tRNA (pseudouridine(54)-N(1))-methyltransferase TrmY codes for MRRFVIVGHKASTSGDFKLDDMAGGAGRLDILLRCVNSTFFLSHGIRKDAEIYLVLQGPPTPPRTIRISGQEIRYLNPDERSTGALVRNALLKDMVGEETKSSPGIYVSKRPLEDVLKDLASKSKLVYLKETGEDVRGRKFEGDVTFVISDHQDLTAQEEELLLTFDPDIITLGPLSLHADHCIILVHSEMDRAAPDKELGA; via the coding sequence ATGAGGCGGTTCGTCATCGTGGGGCACAAGGCCTCGACGTCCGGCGATTTCAAGCTCGACGACATGGCCGGCGGCGCAGGACGGCTGGACATCCTGCTGCGGTGCGTCAACTCCACCTTCTTCCTGTCCCACGGCATCCGCAAGGACGCCGAGATCTACCTGGTGTTGCAGGGCCCCCCGACCCCGCCCCGGACCATCCGCATCTCCGGTCAGGAGATCCGGTACCTGAACCCCGACGAGCGGTCCACCGGCGCGCTGGTGCGCAACGCCCTGCTGAAGGATATGGTGGGCGAGGAGACCAAGTCGTCGCCCGGGATCTACGTTTCCAAGCGCCCCCTGGAGGACGTGCTGAAGGACCTTGCCTCGAAGAGCAAGCTCGTGTACCTCAAGGAGACGGGCGAGGACGTGCGAGGGCGGAAGTTCGAGGGTGACGTCACCTTCGTCATCTCCGACCACCAGGACCTAACCGCTCAGGAAGAGGAACTTCTGCTGACCTTCGACCCGGACATCATCACCCTCGGCCCCCTGTCGCTGCACGCGGACCACTGCATCATCCTGGTGCACAGCGAGATGGACCGCGCCGCACCGGACAAGGAACTGGGCGCCTGA